The following DNA comes from Streptomyces sp. NBC_00273.
GCCCCAAACGCCGGCGAGGCCGGGTTTTCGCCCCGCTCCGAGCTTCCGGCCGGCCGGCGTGCCTTCCAGCCCTCCGGCGTTTGAGGAGCGGAGCCCCGGCGGGGACCCCCCCGGCAGGGGCCGCCGAGCCCCGGCTCCGCCGCCGAGCGACCCCGCAGGGGCTACGCGTCGGGGCGGACCACGGCCTTGATCGGCATCGAGCCCGCACCCGCCAGCGTGATGTTCCGGCCGGGGCGCGGGGCGTGGACCATCGCGCCGTCGCCGACGTACATGCCGACGTGGGTCGCGTCGTCGAAGTAGATGATCAGGTCGCCCGGGCGCATGTCCTTCAGCGCGACCTTCGGCAGCAGCCGCAGCTGCTCCTGCGAGGTGCGCGGGATGCCCCGGCCCGCCGCCAGCCAGGCCTGGGAGGTCAGCCCGGAGCAGTCGAACGACGACGGACCCACGGCGCCCCATTTGTACGGCTTGCCGATCTGGGCGGTGGCGAACTGCACGGCCCGCTTGCCCGCATCCGTGGCCGTGCCCTTGACGTCCTTCATCGCGCCCGTCGACAGCCACGCCGTCTGGGCCTTGTACTGGGCTTCCTGCTCCAGCTGGATCAGCCGGGCCTTCTCCTCGGCCTCCAGCTTGCTCTCCAGCTCCTCAGCGGCCTTGATCTTCTCCTCGATCTGCTTCTTGGCGTCCTCCGACTTGACCCGGTTGGCCTCCAGGGTGGCCCAGCGCTCGCTCGCCTCCTCGGCGTAGCGCTGCAAGTCGGCCTGGGTCCGGTCCAG
Coding sequences within:
- a CDS encoding C40 family peptidase; translation: MRGLARVPGGTMGAARRRRGASSLVLLCTMAILTAPGLATGMAYAAPAAPVAPAAPAAPLPEPGGKSLEQVRKEIEELYRQAGTATDAYNLAEAETKAQSDKIVEIANLVVAGKERITALKNRAGAAARAQYRTGGMPPGAQLALSDDPNHYLDGAGRLREGEKATSGMLSELDRTQADLQRYAEEASERWATLEANRVKSEDAKKQIEEKIKAAEELESKLEAEEKARLIQLEQEAQYKAQTAWLSTGAMKDVKGTATDAGKRAVQFATAQIGKPYKWGAVGPSSFDCSGLTSQAWLAAGRGIPRTSQEQLRLLPKVALKDMRPGDLIIYFDDATHVGMYVGDGAMVHAPRPGRNITLAGAGSMPIKAVVRPDA